A single Syntrophorhabdales bacterium DNA region contains:
- a CDS encoding penicillin-binding protein activator, whose product MLYAGTLFPSCSAPGGRKELTVAKAHIYHLHISKKEERYMFSKGRCILIWGLVLAVTLACGGVAQTAERPPIKVGLLLPYTGTMPLQAKGVSDGVELYFAQIGQKAGGRPIQVIKEDDENNPTVGLTKVKRLVEQYKVDFVVGPVSSAVALAIHDYLRGQKVIQINPVAFTRELTSPQKWSPNIFRVVETTDQTNYSMGKWMYKSTPYRNIVITASDFSAGHHSVEAFKAGFEEAGGKIIKEVYPKLGTMDFASFLTAIDIKGADAVYAWYAGTDAVRFVQQYQEFGLKKRLPLYGYGVIADDPYLPSMGDAALGIITSCHYAWTIDTPENNAFVKAYQTKWGEVPSRYSEFGYVSAQCIAAAADALKGNLDATAQVAETIKKVAPKIETPSGPLAFDQYNQRIVNVYVEKVEKRDGKLVNVVIDKIGKVAQTDAWKWWNK is encoded by the coding sequence ATGCTATATGCCGGAACACTCTTTCCCTCCTGCTCGGCTCCGGGCGGCAGAAAAGAGTTGACAGTGGCAAAGGCGCACATCTATCATCTACATATTTCAAAAAAGGAGGAACGTTACATGTTCAGCAAGGGGAGATGCATATTGATATGGGGATTGGTACTGGCAGTTACTCTGGCGTGCGGCGGAGTGGCGCAGACAGCGGAAAGGCCACCTATCAAAGTCGGCCTCCTCCTTCCCTACACCGGCACCATGCCTCTTCAGGCAAAAGGTGTCAGTGACGGTGTGGAGCTTTACTTCGCTCAGATAGGGCAGAAGGCGGGTGGTCGGCCCATTCAGGTGATAAAAGAGGACGATGAGAATAACCCAACGGTGGGGTTGACCAAGGTCAAGCGGCTCGTGGAGCAGTATAAGGTGGATTTTGTCGTGGGCCCTGTGAGCAGTGCTGTGGCTCTCGCGATCCATGACTATCTCCGGGGCCAGAAGGTTATTCAAATCAATCCCGTTGCCTTTACCAGGGAATTAACCTCACCCCAGAAGTGGAGCCCCAATATATTCCGCGTGGTCGAGACGACCGATCAGACCAACTACTCGATGGGCAAGTGGATGTACAAGAGTACGCCGTATCGCAATATTGTCATTACAGCCTCTGATTTTTCAGCGGGACACCACAGCGTAGAAGCCTTCAAAGCCGGATTTGAAGAGGCTGGTGGAAAAATCATCAAAGAGGTCTACCCAAAATTGGGCACCATGGATTTCGCCTCGTTCCTCACCGCGATAGACATCAAAGGGGCGGACGCTGTGTACGCATGGTACGCGGGTACGGATGCGGTCCGTTTCGTACAGCAGTATCAGGAATTCGGCTTGAAGAAACGGCTTCCTCTTTATGGATACGGTGTGATAGCCGACGATCCCTACCTGCCCAGTATGGGGGACGCCGCTCTTGGCATCATCACGAGCTGTCACTATGCCTGGACGATAGACACCCCCGAGAACAATGCCTTCGTGAAGGCGTATCAGACAAAGTGGGGTGAGGTCCCATCCAGGTATAGCGAATTCGGCTACGTCTCTGCCCAGTGTATCGCTGCAGCAGCGGATGCCTTGAAGGGTAACCTTGACGCTACCGCGCAGGTAGCTGAGACCATCAAGAAGGTCGCTCCCAAAATCGAGACGCCGTCGGGCCCTCTCGCCTTCGATCAGTATAACCAGAGGATCGTGAATGTCTATGTGGAGAAGGTGGAAAAGCG